The following proteins come from a genomic window of Flavobacterium crocinum:
- a CDS encoding HopJ type III effector protein, whose protein sequence is MSIQAFLEKVKQTPTQITFPETIAVIEENYNFTPTAFQNGTQHNAAGENSGSCKLFSFAKLQNLSKEETLACFGAFYFEEVLGDPNGTNHQNIRNFINLGWDGIQFEGNALEAK, encoded by the coding sequence ATGAGCATACAAGCCTTTTTAGAAAAAGTAAAACAAACTCCAACTCAAATCACATTTCCTGAAACTATTGCTGTAATCGAAGAAAATTACAACTTTACACCAACTGCCTTTCAAAACGGAACACAACATAATGCAGCCGGAGAAAATTCTGGTTCTTGTAAATTATTTTCTTTTGCAAAACTTCAGAATTTAAGCAAAGAAGAAACTTTAGCTTGTTTTGGAGCTTTTTATTTTGAAGAAGTTTTAGGCGATCCAAACGGAACAAATCACCAAAACATTAGAAATTTCATCAACTTAGGTTGGGATGGAATTCAGTTTGAAGGGAATGCTTTAGAAGCAAAATAA